In Mobula hypostoma chromosome 24, sMobHyp1.1, whole genome shotgun sequence, a genomic segment contains:
- the LOC134337503 gene encoding homer protein homolog 3-like isoform X2 gives MQSASGAATRSPGTDSGQPVAEAGSREEPNPNSSNRRKEPERRDSRKRRERKRLLELNMGEQPIFSARAHVFQIDPTTKRNWIPASKHAVTVSFFYDSTRNVYRIISVGGTKAIINSTITPNMSFTKTSQKFGQWADSRANTVYGLGFNSEQQLAQDLSIDLNSPPLQLASANGSGVPKLYHSESCDGEMMLDSARIKSLFSQGSISEPQWELELLALQESNGKLVQALHESNITVEQWKKQLAAYKEEAEKLRDRVIELESQGVENVTVATQNTDLSQSVEELETLLKEKEEEIQLLRSQKSDVNELESDREEALLRLQEVEGRNAELEQQLQDVEQTLVDCVNDRERVQRDARKLLDILDVKLYELNDLRQGLAKIAEKEEKS, from the exons ATGCAGTCAGCGAGCGGAGCGGCGACTCGGAGCCCGGGGACCGACAGCGGGCAGCCGGTGGCAGAGGCGGGCAGCCGAGAGGAGCCGAATCCCAACTCCAGCAACAGGCGCAAGGAACCGGAGCGGAGGGACTCGCGGAAACGGAGGGAGAGGAAGCGGCTGCTAGAGTTAAACATGGG GGAACAACCAATTTTCAGCGCTCGAGCTCACGTTTTCCAGATCGACCCAACGACCAAACGGAACTGGATCCCAGCCAGCAAGCACGCTGTTACCGTCTCCTTCTTCTACGACAGCACCCGCAATGTTTACCGGATCATCAGCGTCGGGGGCACCAAG GCAATTATCAACAGCACCATCACGCCCAATATGAGTTTCACCAAAACCTCGCAAAAATTTGGGCAATGGGCCGACAGTCGCGCCAACACAGTCTATGGCCTGGGCTTCAACTCTGAGCAGCAGCTTGCACAG GACTTGTCCATCGATCTTAATTCCCCTCCACTGCAGCTGGCCAGTGCAAATGGGAGCGGTGTTCCGAAACTTTACCATTCCGAGAGCTGTGATGgagaaatgatgctggacagTGCTCGGATTAAGTCTCTCTTCTCCCAGGG GTCCATCAGCGAGCCCCAGTGGGAGTTGGAGTTACTTGCACTGCAGGAGAGTAACGGAAAGCTGGTGCAGGCACTCCATGAGTCGAACATCACAGTTGAGCAGTGGAAGAAGCAGCTGGCTGCATATAAAGAGGAGGCAGAGAAACTGCGGGACCGG GTCATTGAGCTTGAGTCACAGGGCGTGGAGAACGTGACAGTTGCAACTCAGAACACAGATCTCAGCCAATCGGTAGAGGAGCTTGAGACCTTGTTAAAGGAGAAAGAGGAG GAGATCCAGTTATTGAggagtcagaaatctgatgtgaaCGAGTTGGAAAGCGACCGGGAGGAGGCACTGCTCCGACTGCAG GAGGTGGAGGGCCGGAACGCTGAGCTGGAGCAACAACTACAGGATGTGGAGCAGACCCTGGTGGACTGCGTGAACGACAGAGAGAGGGTCCAGCGTGATGCTCGTAAACTGCTGGATATCCTCGATGTTAAGCTGTACGAACTGAATGATTTGCGCCAGGGTCTGGCTAAAATTGCAGAGAAGGAAGAAAAGTCCTGA
- the LOC134337503 gene encoding homer protein homolog 3-like isoform X1, with translation MQSASGAATRSPGTDSGQPVAEAGSREEPNPNSSNRRKEPERRDSRKRRERKRLLELNMGEQPIFSARAHVFQIDPTTKRNWIPASKHAVTVSFFYDSTRNVYRIISVGGTKAIINSTITPNMSFTKTSQKFGQWADSRANTVYGLGFNSEQQLAQFAERFQEVKEAARLAREKSQDKTELTNPALEITTPQDLSIDLNSPPLQLASANGSGVPKLYHSESCDGEMMLDSARIKSLFSQGSISEPQWELELLALQESNGKLVQALHESNITVEQWKKQLAAYKEEAEKLRDRVIELESQGVENVTVATQNTDLSQSVEELETLLKEKEEEIQLLRSQKSDVNELESDREEALLRLQEVEGRNAELEQQLQDVEQTLVDCVNDRERVQRDARKLLDILDVKLYELNDLRQGLAKIAEKEEKS, from the exons ATGCAGTCAGCGAGCGGAGCGGCGACTCGGAGCCCGGGGACCGACAGCGGGCAGCCGGTGGCAGAGGCGGGCAGCCGAGAGGAGCCGAATCCCAACTCCAGCAACAGGCGCAAGGAACCGGAGCGGAGGGACTCGCGGAAACGGAGGGAGAGGAAGCGGCTGCTAGAGTTAAACATGGG GGAACAACCAATTTTCAGCGCTCGAGCTCACGTTTTCCAGATCGACCCAACGACCAAACGGAACTGGATCCCAGCCAGCAAGCACGCTGTTACCGTCTCCTTCTTCTACGACAGCACCCGCAATGTTTACCGGATCATCAGCGTCGGGGGCACCAAG GCAATTATCAACAGCACCATCACGCCCAATATGAGTTTCACCAAAACCTCGCAAAAATTTGGGCAATGGGCCGACAGTCGCGCCAACACAGTCTATGGCCTGGGCTTCAACTCTGAGCAGCAGCTTGCACAG TTTGCAGAGAGGTTTCAAGAGGTGAAGGAAGCAGCTCGCTTGGCAAGAGAGAAATCCCAGGATAAAACGGAACTGACAAACCCAGCACTAGAGATTACGACCCCACAG GACTTGTCCATCGATCTTAATTCCCCTCCACTGCAGCTGGCCAGTGCAAATGGGAGCGGTGTTCCGAAACTTTACCATTCCGAGAGCTGTGATGgagaaatgatgctggacagTGCTCGGATTAAGTCTCTCTTCTCCCAGGG GTCCATCAGCGAGCCCCAGTGGGAGTTGGAGTTACTTGCACTGCAGGAGAGTAACGGAAAGCTGGTGCAGGCACTCCATGAGTCGAACATCACAGTTGAGCAGTGGAAGAAGCAGCTGGCTGCATATAAAGAGGAGGCAGAGAAACTGCGGGACCGG GTCATTGAGCTTGAGTCACAGGGCGTGGAGAACGTGACAGTTGCAACTCAGAACACAGATCTCAGCCAATCGGTAGAGGAGCTTGAGACCTTGTTAAAGGAGAAAGAGGAG GAGATCCAGTTATTGAggagtcagaaatctgatgtgaaCGAGTTGGAAAGCGACCGGGAGGAGGCACTGCTCCGACTGCAG GAGGTGGAGGGCCGGAACGCTGAGCTGGAGCAACAACTACAGGATGTGGAGCAGACCCTGGTGGACTGCGTGAACGACAGAGAGAGGGTCCAGCGTGATGCTCGTAAACTGCTGGATATCCTCGATGTTAAGCTGTACGAACTGAATGATTTGCGCCAGGGTCTGGCTAAAATTGCAGAGAAGGAAGAAAAGTCCTGA